A single Chloracidobacterium sp. DNA region contains:
- a CDS encoding DUF3368 domain-containing protein — protein DDLRGRKYARELGIAFTGTLGIIADAKLNGYIVSAKAVLDKVERTNFRLSAEVKQAILKKCGEEFSEFSGES, from the coding sequence AGACGATTTGAGAGGAAGAAAGTATGCGCGTGAGTTAGGAATTGCCTTTACGGGAACGCTGGGTATTATTGCAGATGCGAAACTGAATGGGTATATCGTTTCGGCAAAAGCGGTGTTAGACAAGGTGGAGCGGACAAACTTTCGTTTGAGCGCAGAGGTAAAACAAGCGATTCTCAAAAAATGTGGCGAAGAGTTTTCAGAGTTCAGCGGCGAGAGTTGA